In a single window of the Vitis vinifera cultivar Pinot Noir 40024 chromosome 6, ASM3070453v1 genome:
- the LOC100251868 gene encoding receptor-like protein kinase HERK 1, with protein MMGCGKIGLLVIWVSSVLCLACCSGSQDDYLIDCGSTTNTSVAGRVFLADTSSYLSTPEKLLANTATKSDSSSDDLPLYQTARIFTGTSKYTFSVGSNRRYWIRLYFFPFVYDTYNMSTANFSVSTQNHVLISNFSPKAGSAMKEFSENVTSDTLVITFAPSSNSFAFLNALEVVSVPNELISDDAITITPSGKFKGLVTQALETVARVNMGGPTVTSENDTLWRTWLPDQNFLVENNLATNVSKIGAVIYAKGGPTKLIAPASVYGTATKMNSDANPQYNFNVTWEFDVDPGFQYLVRYHFCDIVSISLNQLYFNVYLDSYLVYEELDLSTLAFNILGAPYYLDVVTGTRVGSKLRVSIGPSSIHTEYPDAILNGLEIMKMNSSMGSLSGSVIVSNPSSKKNVAVVIGASVGVFAALILAGVFFLVYRRRRKLARQGHSKTWMAFSTNGGNSHTMGSKYSNGTIASAGSNFGYRIPFLAVQEATNNFDESWVIGIGGFGKVYKGTLNDGTKVAVKRGNPRSQQGLAEFQTEIEMLSQFRHRHLVSLIGYCDEKNEMILIYEYMENGTVKSHLYGSGLPSLDWKERLEICIGAARGLHYLHTGYAKAVIHRDVKSANILLDENLMAKVADFGLSKTGPEIDQTHVSTAVKGSFGYLDPEYFRRQQLTEKSDVYSFGVVLFEVLCARPVIDPTLPREMVNLAEWAMKWQKRGQLEQIIDPNLVGKIRPDSLRKFGETAEKCLSDFGVDRPSMGDILWNLEYALQLQEAVLVGDPEENSTNLIGELAPQVNNFNHADTSVSAAQFEVSSVDDLSGISMSRVFSQLVKSEGR; from the coding sequence ATGATGGGTTGTGGGAAAATTGGATTATTGGTCATCTGGGTTTCATCAGTATTGTGTTTGGCATGCTGTAGTGGGTCTCAGGATGATTATCTTATCGATTGTGGATCAACCACCAATACTTCGGTGGCTGGTCGCGTTTTTCTTGCTGATACCTCGAGTTACCTTTCCACACCTGAAAAACTTTTGGCCAATACTGCCACGAAATCTGACTCATCCTCTGATGATTTGCCGCTCTACCAGACGGCAAGGATCTTTACTGGAACCTCTAAGTACACGTTTTCGGTCGGGAGCAATAGGCGATACTGGATCCGCCTTTATTTCTTCCCATTTGTTTATGATACCTATAACATGAGCACTGCTAATTTCTCTGTTTCCACCCAAAATCATGTCCTTATAAGCAACTTCAGTCCGAAGGCTGGTTCTGCTATGAAGGAATTCTCTGAAAATGTGACTTCAGATACCCTTGTTATTACCTTCGCTCCTTCCAGCAATTCATTTGCTTTCTTGAATGCCTTAGAAGTTGTTTCTGTACCAAATGAGCTGATTAGTGATGATGCCATCACCATCACGCCGTCAGGGAAGTTCAAGGGTCTTGTGACACAGGCCCTGGAGACGGTTGCAAGGGTGAATATGGGAGGACCAACGGTCACCTCTGAGAACGATACCCTTTGGCGAACTTGGCTTCCTGATCAGAATTTCTTGGTAGAGAATAATCTTGCAACCAATGTATCAAAAATTGGAGCTGTCATATATGCGAAAGGGGGGCCTACAAAGCTTATTGCTCCGGCTTCTGTCTATGGTACTGCCACTAAGATGAACTCAGATGCTAATCCTCAGTACAATTTCAACGTGACATGGGAGTTCGATGTGGATCCAGGGTTTCAGTACCTTGTTCGGTATCACTTTTGTGATATCGTGAGTATATCTCTCAACCAGCTATACTTCAATGTTTATCTGGACTCCTACCTTGTCTATGAGGAGCTGGATCTCAGTACTTTGGCATTTAACATTTTAGGTGCTCCATATTATTTAGACGTTGTCACAGGAACAAGGGTTGGCAGCAAGCTTCGTGTAAGTATTGGACCGTCTTCCATACATACTGAGTATCCTGATGCCATTCTAAATGGGTTGGAGATCATGAAAATGAACAGTTCTATGGGCAGCCTTAGTGGATCTGTGATTGTCTCAAACCCAAGCTCAAAAAAGAATGTTGCAGTGGTAATTGGCGCAAGTGTTGGGGTGTTTGCTGCATTGATATTGGCTGGTGTTTTCTTTCTGGTgtacagaagaagaagaaaactggCACGTCAAGGCCATTCAAAGACATGGATGGCTTTCTCCACTAATGGAGGGAATTCTCACACGATGGGAAGTAAATACTCTAATGGAACAATTGCAAGTGCTGGTTCTAACTTTGGGTATCGAATTCCCTTTCTGGCAGTTCAAGAGGCTACAAACAACTTTGATGAGAGTTGGGTTATTGGAATTGGTGGTTTTGGAAAAGTTTACAAGGGGACTTTAAATGATGGTACAAAAGTAGCTGTTAAAAGAGGAAATCCCAGGTCCCAGCAGGGTCTTGCAGAGTTTCAAACCGAAATTGAGATGCTATCTCAGTTCCGCCACCGCCATTTAGTTTCATTAATTGGGTATTgtgatgaaaaaaatgagatgatTTTGATATATGAATATATGGAGAATGGAACCGTCAAGAGCCATCTCTATGGCTCGGGTCTTCCCAGTTTGGATTGGAAGGAGAGGCTTGAGATATGCATCGGGGCTGCCAGAGGACTTCACTACCTTCACACTGGCTATGCAAAAGCAGTTATTCATCGTGATGTAAAGTCTGCAAATATCTTGCTTGATGAGAATCTTATGGCTAAAGTCGCTGATTTTGGGCTTTCAAAAACTGGACCTGAGATTGATCAGACCCATGTTAGTACGGCTGTGAAAGGGAGTTTTGGGTACCTTGATCCTGAATATTTCAGGAGGCAACAGTTGACAGAGAAATCTGATGTGTATTCATTTGGGGTGGTTTTGTTTGAAGTACTTTGTGCAAGACCTGTTATTGATCCAACCCTTCCAAGGGAAATGGTGAACTTAGCTGAGTGGGCAATGAAGTGGCAGAAGAGAGGCCAGTTGGAACAGATCATAGACCCTAACCTTGTGGGAAAAATCAGACCAGATTCCCTCAGAAAGTTTGGAGAAACGGCTGAGAAATGCTTGTCTGACTTTGGTGTTGACAGGCCTTCCATGGGTGACATCTTGTGGAATCTGGAGTATGCGCTTCAACTTCAAGAAGCAGTTCTTGTAGGTGATCCTGAAGAAAACAGTACTAATCTGATTGGAGAGCTTGCTCCACAAGTCAACAATTTCAATCATGCTGACACTAGTGTTTCTGCTGCTCAGTTTGAAGTGTCAAGCGTGGACGATCTTTCTGGTATCTCAATGAGCAGGGTATTCTCACAGCTCGTGAAGTCTGAGGGTAGATGA